One Solanum pennellii chromosome 9, SPENNV200 DNA segment encodes these proteins:
- the LOC107029802 gene encoding wall-associated receptor kinase 2-like, whose amino-acid sequence MMKQCQLLLLHFFLIFLTLANAQTTTTNTTITKGANITKPGCPKKCGNITIPYPFGIGLGSGCAFDSSFEIGCNKSTGTPTLYASNIKVYDISDAETRVFNFIAETCYTSAGVKLVEYPLWVTLGRSTPYSFSTLNRFTVVGCDDTAIISATKFVNGCPTTCISSSDVVDGSCMASGCCQIQIPKGLKNFNTSMQSLRNHSRIWSFNPCGYAFLGEASRFQFRGMEDLNDLNFVERIVNNVPIVLDWAIGNLTCVEAKKRNDYGCRGNSQCVDSDTGLGGYRCRCNPGYEGNPYLGCRDIDECAMPNTNSCEQNCINIPGSYNCSCPQGYTGDGKKNGRGCNATSSNSEFPWIKFSVGMGVGFMSLVLGTTWLYFSFKKRKLMKLREKFFQQNGGFLLKQRISSNEGGVEATKIFTAEELKKATNNYAHDRILGRGGNGIVYKGILPDNRIVAIKKSKFVDENQVEQFINEVLILTQVNHRNVVKLFGCCLEAEVPLLVYEYVSNGTLYEHIHNKNGAPWLSLENRLRIAAETASSLAYLHSSASMPIIHRDVKSANLLLDDVYTAKVADFGASRLVPLDQTHVATMVQGTLGYLDPEYFHSGQLTEKSDVYSFGVVLAELLTGLKPILKEENEKDKCLIDYFILSMNTNNLFQILDRRVVREGSLEQLQKIAELVKSCLSLHGEDRPTMKEVAMELESLRKFTKNNPWANGHEDEENEDEVKDLYTIDPIDSNTDNEFSGQYSSYSPSLIYHTNIPR is encoded by the exons ATGATGAAGCAATGTCAATTGCTTCTACTTCATTTCTTTCTAATATTCTTGACATTAGCCAATGCtcaaaccaccaccaccaacaccACCATTACTAAAGGCGCGAATATCACAAAACCAGGATGTCCAAAGAAGTGTGGGAACATCACAATTCCGTATCCTTTTGGGATTGGGTTAGGTTCAGGTTGTGCTTTTGACTCGAGTTTTGAGATTGGTTGTAACAAATCGACAGGGACTCCAACACTCTATGCATCGAACATCAAAGTATACGACATTTCAGACGCAGAAACACGAGTATTTAATTTCATAGCGGAAACATGTTACACATCAGCTGGAGTTAAGCTTGTAGAATATCCACTATGGGTCACTTTAGGAAGATCAACTCCTTATAGCTTCTCTACCCTTAACAG ATTTACGGTAGTTGGATGTGATGATACTGCTATAATAAGTGCTACTAAATTTGTCAATGGCTGCCCCACAACCTGTATAAGCTCGTCTGATGTAGTCGATGGTTCATGTATGGCTTCGGGTTGCTGCCAAATACAAATACCAAAAGGGTTGAAAAATTTCAACACATCAATGCAAAGCTTGAGAAACCACAGTAGAATTTGGTCGTTTAATCCATGTGGCTACGCGTTTCTTGGTGAGGCTAGTCGTTTCCAATTCAGAGGCATGGAGGATCTAAATGATTTGAATTTCGTTGAGAGGATTGTCAATAATGTCCCCATTGTGTTGGATTGGGCTATTGGAAATCTTACTTGTGTTGAAGCAAAAAAACGGAATGATTATGGTTGTCGAGGTAACAGCCAATGTGTTGATTCTGACACCGGCTTAGGTGGATATCGATGCAGATGTAACCCTGGATATGAAGGAAATCCTTACCTCGGCTGTCGAG ATATTGATGAATGTGCGATGCCAAATACTAATTCGTGTGAACAAAACTGTATAAACATACCGGGGAGTTACAATTGTTCATGTCCACAAGGATATACTGGTGATGGCAAAAAGAATGGCCGTGGTTGTAATGCAACAAGCTCCAACTCTGAGTTTCCATGGATCAAGTTTTCCGTTG GTATGGGAGTTGGCTTTATGTCCCTAGTGCTTGGAACAACTTGGCTCTATTTTAGCTTCAAGAAACGAAAACTCATGAAACTCAGGGAGAAGTTCTTCCAACAAAATGGCGGATTCCTCTTAAAACAACGAATCTCCTCTAACGAGGGTGGTGTGGAAGCAACCAAAATTTTTACAGCTGAAGAGTTGAAAAAGGCTACAAACAACTACGCCCACGATAGGATTCTTGGTCGTGGTGGAAATGGAATTGTCTATAAAGGTATACTACCTGATAATCGCATAGTTGCAATTAAGAAATCTAAGTTTGTGGATGAGAATCAAGTTGAACAGTTCATCAATGAGGTACTTATTCTTACTCAAGTTAACCATAGAAATGTAGTGAAACTCTTTGGGTGTTGTTTGGAAGCTGAAGTTCCTTTACTAGTTTACGAATACGTTTCTAATGGAACTCTTTACGAGCATATCCACAACAAAAATGGAGCGCCTTGGTTATCTTTGGAAAATCGGTTGAGAATTGCTGCAGAGACAGCAAGTTCACTTGCTTACCTTCATTCATCCGCGTCAATGCCAATAATTCATAGAGATGTCAAGTCTGCCAATTTATTGTTGGATGATGTTTACACCGCGAAAGTGGCAGATTTTGGAGCTTCAAGATTAGTCCCTCTTGATCAAACACATGTTGCTACGATGGTTCAAGGAACGTTAGGGTACTTAGATCCTGAATATTTCCATTCGGGTCAATTGACTGAGAAAAGTGACGTTTATAGTTTTGGAGTAGTTCTTGCTGAACTTTTGACAGGGTTGAAACCTATTTTGAAGGAGGAAAATGAGAAGGACAAATGTTTGATAGACTATTTCATCTTGTCCATGAACACGAATAACTTATTTCAAATTCTTGATCGTAGAGTTGTAAGAGAAGGAAGTCTTGAGCAACTTCAGAAGATTGCTGAGCTTGTTAAGAGTTGTCTTAGTTTGCACGGAGAAGATAGGCCTACGATGAAAGAAGTGGCAATGGAACTTGAAAGTTTGAGAAAGTTCACGAAAAATAACCCTTGGGCTAATGGACATGAAGACgaagaaaatgaagatgaaGTGAAAGATCTTTATACAATTGACCCAATCGACTCTAATACAGATAACGAATTTTCTGGACAATATAGTTCGTATAGTCCCTCATTAATATATCATACAAATATCCCGCGGTGA